CTGGCCAGGGAAGTGACCTGGGAAAAAAGGTTCGTTATAGGTCACGTTCTTGAGCCCCACGATCCGCTTTCCCGGTTCGATCTCGAGGATCCGATCGACCAGGAGAAAAGGGAAGGCATGGGGAAGGATGGCCATGATCTCCTTGGCTTCAATCATCCCTGTCTCCTTTCTTTTGGGAAGAGAGTTCCGCTTCGATCCTCTTTAATCGTCCCTCAATCTCAGCGAGGGATTTTTTCATCTCCGGCAGTTTGACAAGGGTGGCCATCGTCCGGAGCCACTCCCGATGGGGTTGGGCCGGGGATCCGGTAAAGGCCTGATCGGGAGGAAGGTTCTGAGCCACCCCGGACTGGGCCCCCACCCTGACGTTGTCGCCGATCTCAAGATGGTCCACCACTCCCACCTGTCCGGCCAGGATCACGTTCTTGCCGATCTTGGTGGAGCCCGCTATACCGACCTGGGCGACAAGGATCGAATCCTCCCCGATCTCGACGTTGTGGGCCACGGTGACCAGGTTGTCGATCTTGACGCCCCTTCGAATGACCGTTTGGCCCAGGGTCGCCCGGTCGACCGTGGAATTGGCGCCGATCTCGACATCATCTTCGATGATGACGCGGCCGATTTGAGGGATCTTGACGTTCCGGTTTCCCTCCTTCACATATCCGAACCCGTCGGCGCCGATGACGACGCCGCTGTGGAGGATCACCCGTTTTCCGATGACCGAACCGGGGTAGACCGTGACATTGGGATAAAGGATCGAGTCTTCTCCGATGACGGAATCGTCCCCCACGAAGACGCCCGGATAGAGGGTGACCCGATCTTCGATCTTGCAGCGTTCACCGACATAGACCCAGGGGAAGAGGGTGAGGTCCTTGCCCAGCTGGGTCGAGGGGGCGATATGGGCGCGGGGGTCGATGCCCCCGGCCTCGTAAGGTTTGGAGACGAGGAGGGCGAGGATCTTTGCAAAGGCCAGCTGGGGATTGGAGGTGAGGATCAGCGGTTTTCCAGCAAAGGAGACCCCTTTGGAGACGACGACGGCCGAGGCTTGGGTCGTCTCCAGTTTCTTCAAGTACTTTGGATGGGCGACGAAGGTGATCTGTCCGCCCTGGGCCTCGTCGATCGAGGCAGCCCCGGTGATCTCGATCTCCCCGTCTCCGGCGAGCTCTCCTCCCACCCACTCCGCCAGCTCTTTTAACTTCCTCCCCATCAGCCTCTCCTCGGGGAATCGATCCCCCGGTCTACTTTTTCTGACCGTCGTAGAGCTTGATGATCCGGTCGGTGAGGTCGACGGCCTTGGAAGCGAAGAGGACGATGTTGTCGTTTAACTCGAGGATGAAGGTGTATCCTTCATCGGTTCCAAGCTTTTGGATGACCTTTTGCAACCCCAACGAGATGTTTCGCTCCATCTCGGCCCGCTTCTGGTTGATCTCGTTCTGGGTATCCTCTTGCCACCGCTGAAATTCGCGGACCTTTGCCTGAAATTCCTTCTCTTTGGCAGTGCGTGCCTCGGGTTTTAACATCGGGGCCTGTTTGTCAAAGGCCTCCTTCATCGTCTGGAGCTCCTTCTGTTTCTCCGCGAACTGTTTCTGAAATTTTTCGACCTCTTTGATGATCGTTTTTTTGGCCTCTTTCCCTTCGTTGCATTCGTTTACGGCTTTCTGGATGTCCACAAAGCCGATTTTTAGGGCCTGGGTTTGGCCCCACCCCGGAGCCGCCCCAACGAAGAGCATGAGGCCTCCGACCGCCATCGCCAGCCATTTCCAACGCATCGTCGCACTCCTTTTCTTCTTGGTGGATATCTATCCTAATAAACGGTTCCAACCGTAAAGTCAAAGACCCTTCGCTTCTCCCCGGGTTTGGGATTGGGATTGATCCCGAGATCGATATGGATGGGTCCGAAAGGCGAGAACCAGCGGATACCAGCCCCCAGCCCCGTTTTCAAAGGGGTGAGATCCTTAAACTTATCGAACCCTTTCCCAACATCCCAGAAGAGGGCGCCCCTCAAACCGATTTCGGGGGCCAGAGGAAAGATCAATTCCGACTGGAAGGAGAGCATCTTCCGGGAACCCAAAGGCTCTCGATTCACATCGAAGGGACCGGCCATCCCGTACTCGAACCCCCGGACCGTGTGGAGGCCTCCGACGTAGAACTTTTCATAGATGGGGACCTTCCGGCCGCTATAGGGCTGGACAAATCCCAACTTCCCCCTGAGATTCAGGACCGTCTTCAAGGGAAGTGGAAAGTACCAACTCGTTTCCGCGACACCTTTGAAAAAGTAATTGTCTCCCCCAAGCAAACCTCCCGCATTGGTGAGGGTGAGGCTGTGCCGGGCTCCCTTGG
This is a stretch of genomic DNA from Thermodesulfobacteriota bacterium. It encodes these proteins:
- the lpxD gene encoding UDP-3-O-(3-hydroxymyristoyl)glucosamine N-acyltransferase → MGRKLKELAEWVGGELAGDGEIEITGAASIDEAQGGQITFVAHPKYLKKLETTQASAVVVSKGVSFAGKPLILTSNPQLAFAKILALLVSKPYEAGGIDPRAHIAPSTQLGKDLTLFPWVYVGERCKIEDRVTLYPGVFVGDDSVIGEDSILYPNVTVYPGSVIGKRVILHSGVVIGADGFGYVKEGNRNVKIPQIGRVIIEDDVEIGANSTVDRATLGQTVIRRGVKIDNLVTVAHNVEIGEDSILVAQVGIAGSTKIGKNVILAGQVGVVDHLEIGDNVRVGAQSGVAQNLPPDQAFTGSPAQPHREWLRTMATLVKLPEMKKSLAEIEGRLKRIEAELSSQKKGDRDD
- a CDS encoding OmpH family outer membrane protein — protein: MRWKWLAMAVGGLMLFVGAAPGWGQTQALKIGFVDIQKAVNECNEGKEAKKTIIKEVEKFQKQFAEKQKELQTMKEAFDKQAPMLKPEARTAKEKEFQAKVREFQRWQEDTQNEINQKRAEMERNISLGLQKVIQKLGTDEGYTFILELNDNIVLFASKAVDLTDRIIKLYDGQKK